The genomic interval ATGCTACCGCCCGAAAGGGGTATACCGTCCACCACCAGCAATGGTCCGTTCTGCGCATTGTTAGAGTTTGAGCTGGAGGCAAGGGAGCGGTTGCCCCTGATCCTGATCTCACCGCCGGTGCCTATGCTGGAGCCATTGTTTACAATGTCAATACCAGCGGCGCGGCCCTGTAACTGGTTATAAATATTGGGAGCGCCAACTTCTCTTAATGTTTCTCCCTTCACAGAAACCGTTGCCCCTGTTACATCTTTCTTCTTTGCGGTACCATAGCCTATTACCACCACCTGTTCCAGATCGCTGACGGACGATTTTAAAGTGATGTTCAGGGTGGTTTGCCGGTTAACGGCCATTTCGCGCGGTACGAAACCCACGGAAGAGATCAGTAGTGTGGCGTTAGCAGGCGCCGTAAGTTTGAAGAAGCCTTCACTGTTGCTTTGTACGCCGTTTTTAGCGCCTTTTACCTGTACGCTGGCGCCCGGAATGCCTGTTCCGTCGTCGCCGATAACGCGCCCGCTAATAGTGATGTTTTGAGCGTTGGCCTGTGCCGCGGCCAGAAGAGCAAATAGACAAGTGAGCATCGTTTTCCCCCATAGGCATCTGAAGAAGGTTGACGCTTTTTGCAAGCTGTGCGTAACCGAAAATTTCATAATCGTGGTTTTATTTCATTTTGTAAAATGCTGGAATGTGCAAGGCATAGTTGGCCCGTAGCCATCTGCATGAGAAGGCATGGATACTACAGTGCTATGTTGCGTTGCTGCTTCCTAGTGGATCAGGATTGTTTTTGATACTACATTACTGGTGGACTGATGATCTGTTCCTGGTTGTCTTCCCCCTATACTGATTGTTATCTTTCCTTTTGGTTGATATGCTATTCCTTTTTCATTGATCAGCGACAGCTCTTCCGGCGTCAGCCTGAAGCTAAGCGCCTTTGTCTCTCCACGTTGTAAGTGGACACGCCGGAAGCCTTTCAGTGCTTTGACGGGCGCTCCCGCGATGCCGGGATGGCTCACATAGAGCTGAACAACTTCATCGCCGTCGCGGTCTCCTGTGTTGGTAACAATGGCTTTCACTGCCAGCGGTGTACCTTGCGCCGTATTTTCAGGGATATTCAGCTGGCTGTAGTTAAAGCGGCTGTAGCTTAATCCGTATCCGAAGGGATATAAGGCCTTCCCGTTAAAATAGCGATAGGTCCTGCCTTGCATGGAGTAATCGCCGAATGCCGGCAGGTCTTTATCTGACTGGTAGAAGGTAACAGGCAGGCGGCCGGAAGGATTATAATCGCCAAACAATACATCGGCAATCGCTGTTCCTGCTTCCTGCCCTCCATACCATGCGTTAAGAATGGCCGGTATGTTTTCGTTCTCCCAGGGACAGGCAATAGCGCTGCCGGTCATCATCACAAAAACCACTGGTTTACCGCCGCGCTGAAGCGCCTGCAGGAGCTCGGTTTGTACCTGTGGCAGCATAATGCTGGTCCTGTCGCCCCCGTTAAATCCCGGTACCTGCACAGGCATCTCTTCTCCCTCCAGTTGCGGGGATATGCCCCCGGCAAAAATGATCGCATCCACGCCTTTCAGTTTTTCTGCCAGGGCGGTGAAATCTGTTTTTACGCGGTCGCCGGCTTTCAGCCTGATACCGGCATTCCCTTCATTCTGATAGAACTCTATAACGATCTTATAAGTGCTGTCTTTTTTAACGGGCAACAGGAATTGCCGGGCACCCCAGCGGTTCCGCTGCCAGGCATCAACGATCATTTTGTCGTTGATATAAAGCCGGTAACCATCATCCCCCTCAATTTCAAAATTCATTGTCTCACTCTTTGGGGCCGATAAGAGGGTGGTGTACCGCGCAGAATAGTGAATAGTGCCCAGCCCTGGTACAGGTGTTTGTCCCTCTGCCCAGTAATGGTCTATGTCTTTTTCGATCAGGCTCTTTACAGGCTCTCCGCTGAGTTTTTCATTGTTATAATACTGCGCCTGCACGCCCTGCTCACCGTTAAAAGAAAGCAGCGGGGCAATGTCTCGGTAGGCAAGGAGCGTATCGTTGGTATAATTGACCGCCTTTTCATAGATAACCTCCGCGTCCGGTCCCAGTTTCTTCTTTATGCCCTCCAGCAGCGTTACAACATGGGATGGTGTGCCATTGTAATTGCCCAGTACTGCTATTTTATTGTCAGCATTGGGGCCGATCACTGCTATCTTCCTGATAGTCCTGCTGAGCGGTAGCAACTGGTCGCGGTTTTGCAACAATACAATGGATTCCCTGGCCATTTTAAGTGCATGGGCAACATGTTCGGGCGATTCGAGCACCGATTCCGGTGTTTGTGCATATTTAACCTGCGAAGCGGGGTCGAACATACCCAGGCGGTAACGGATGGTAAACAGCCGCTTTACGGAAACGTCCAGCTGCTGTTCTGTGAGCAGGCCTTTTTTTACGGCATCTACCAATGAATAGTATACGGAAGTGCCGCATTCTACATCAGTGCCATGAATGATGGCATCCACGGCGGCCGATGTGGCGTCCTTATGTGTCTTATGGTATTTGAAGAAGTCATCGATCGCCCAGCAATCGCTGGTAACATAACCATCAAATTTCCACTGGTGGCGCAGAATATCATTCATCAACAGGTCATTGGCACAACAGGGCTGGCTGTTTAATGCGTTATAAGCACACATAACCCCTGCTACCCGGGCATTGACAATCAATTCATGGAATGCCGGCAGGTAGGTGTCCCAGAGGTCATGTGCGGAAGGAGTGAAGTTATCGGCATGCCGGCTGGGCTCAGGACCGCTGTGAACGGCAAAATGTTTGGCGCAGGCAGCCGCTTTCAGGTATTTAGGATCATCTCCTTGCAAACCGCGGACGAAAGCAGCGCCCAGTTTTGCCGTCAGGTAGGGATCTTCGCCGTAGGTTTCCTGACCACGGCCCCAGCGGGGATCACGGAATATGTTGATGTTGGGTGTCCAATAAGTAAGGCCCATGTACCGCTCATTGTTTCTGCCTGTAGATGTGGCCTTATTGTGTACAGCCCGGCCCTCGGTAGCAGAATAGTCAGCCATCTGGTAGAGCGCCGCTGTGTCCCAGGTGGCAGCCATTCCAATGGCCTGCGGATAGGAGGTAACATGGTAGGGCGTACGGGCAACGCCATGCAGGGTTTCATTCCACCAGTCATAGGCAGGAATGCCGAGGCGCACGATGGCCGGTGCTGCATTCAGCATCTGACCTACTTTTTCTTCCAGCGTGAGGCGACTTACCAGGTCATTGACACGCTGTTCTATTGGAAGGGAAGTGTTCCACATCGGATAGTGCCGATAGTCATCCTTTTTGGATGCGCCATCGGTGAGGTCAGTAGTTTTTCCGCCTGCTGTCTGCTGGGCAGCCAGGATGCCAGGGAAACAGATAAGCAGCACAAGGCCGACAAGTGGAATGCATCGTCTCGCTTTTTTCATTGCCAGATCAGTTTTTTAAATACCGTGGAAAATGTCCGTTCATATACGTGGACGCTATAGCTTATATCATCCAGGCGAATGTACCCTCACTCACTGAAGTATCATGGCTTATTTGTATAAATGAATAGCACAAATGTCTAAATGAGTATATTTTGACCGGTAGTTGCCTGAAATGGATTGATAAATAGTGAATAATGTATGGTGACTGTCTTGTATGCCAGTGTGCGGTTTGGATCAGTTTTTTGCCGCTGAAGAAGGGAAATGCATGAAATAATCCCCTGCGGGAAGGGGCGTTCCTGTTAAAAGGTGCAAGCCATTGACTAAATCCATCAACTCCGCGGAGGGGCGCACCTGCTGGTACAGCGGTGCAGATGATCATGATCGGATAGATGGATTTTAATTGACCGATCGTTTTTTCAGCAGCTGGTATTCGGAAGGTAAGAGGTTGAATTTTGCTTTGAATGCCCGTGCAAAATAATTGGGTGTGGAAAATCCGACGGCATAACCGATCTGTGCAATTTTCATATCACTATTCTCCAACAAGCTGGCGGCCTTATTTAATTTAATGGAGCGGATAAATTCTACCGGCGTTTCACCTGTCAATTGTACTACTTTATTGTACAATGAAGCACGGCTCATAAACAGGTGCTTACTTAGATCTTCTACCGTTAAGCTGTCGCTGTTAATATTGTCCTCGATATATTGCGTAACCCTTACCAGGAATTTTTCGTCTTCCGATTCCACTTCGGCAGCTGGTACCACCACCTTTAACTGGCGCGTGTAGGTGTCTTTCAGACTTTGGTTCAGCAGCAGGAGGTTGTTGATCTTTATATTCAGGATATCAAAATTGAACGGTTTGGTGAGGTAGTCACTGGCGCCTGTCTGCAGCCCCTTTAACTGGGATGCATCGCCAGTCAGGGCTGTTAACAGGATGATCGGGATATGGCTGGTCCTTTTGTCCGATTTGATTTTCTGGCTTAGCTGTATGCCATCCATATAGGGCATATTGATATCGCTCACAATAACCTGGGGATGAGCCGACAATACTTTTTGCCATCCTTCTTTCCCGTCAGCGGCTTCCACGATTTTATAGAAAGGGGTTAAATTGTCTTTCAGATAATACCGGAAATCGTCATTGTCTTCAATCAGCAGCACCGTTAGTTTTTCTGCCGCGGGAACGGAGGCCTGTTGTACAGGCGCCATTAATGCCTGCGCATCGCCCGTATCAAGGTGTCCTTCCGGGCCCACCACCAGCAGGTCGGTACTTTCAACAGGTTCCCGTACCGGTTCCAAAGGCAATTGTACAGTGAATGCGCTTCCTTTTCCGGGGATGCTTTCCACGTTGACGGTGCCATTGTGCATTTTCACAAATTCCAGCGCAATGGACAGACCAATACCGCTGCCCTGGTTCAATATGCCGGGATGCACGTCTCCCTGGAAGAAACGCGTGAATATCCGCTCCCTGATGTCGGGTGTCATGCCAATACCGGTGTCTGTCACCGTGATCGTGATACCCTGCGAGGGATCATGGTCAATGTTCAGTGATATCTGGCCGCCTTTCGGTGTGAACTTGAAGGCGTTCGACAAGAGATTAAACAGGATCCGCTCAATTTTATCGCGGTCAAAGCAGGTATGGAAGCTGCTTAGCGCACTTGTAAAAGAAAAATTGATATGCCTGCGATCAGAAATATCCTTAAACAGTTCCACCACTTCCCCAATGAAAGAAACGATGTCGCCCTGTGTCAGGTTCAGCTTCAGTTCCTGCTCCTCCAGTTTACGGAAATCCAGTAGCTGGTTGACCATGTTTAAAAGCCTCCTGGCATTCCTTTTTACGAGCTGCAGTTGTTTTAATTTCGGCTGGCAGACTTCTTCCTGTATCAGCTTTTCAATGGGGCCTACTATCAATGATACCGGTGTCCGGAATTCATGGCTTAAGTTGGTGAGGTATTTGACTTTGACCTGCTCGAATTCGCGTTGCCGTTCGGCCTCTTTTCTTTCCAGTTCCATGGCCTGTCTTATCTGGAGGCGTTCCTGTTCAAGGGCGAACTTATTCCTGATCTTATGGATGGCGCGCTGCCGCAGCGCCCATAAGGTGAAGCCTATTGCAAGCACATAGAAGATATAGGCATATACCGTAAGCCAGAAGGGGGGCCTTACATATACATGGATGACGGCCTGCCCGGTGGTCCAGGAACCATCATCGCTGCTTGCTTTGACGCGAAATACATAGTCGCCCGGCGGTAAATTGGAGAATACCGCTGTCCGGATAGAACCCACCTCATTCCAGGTTTTATCAAAACCCTCCAGGATATAGGAATACCGGCTTTCCTGCGGAGCTGTATAATTCAGCGTTGTATAATCGATGGAAAAGTTCTGTTTGTAATCCAGCCGGATCTCCTTTGCCACTGAAATATGCTCTTTGATCGGCGCTTTATTGCCAGGTATGACAGAGCTGCTGGAAATCCTCAGGTCGCTGAGTACGATCTTCGGTACATTCCTGTTGTAGTTCAACAGTTTCGGATAGAAGTAGTTAAATCCATCCAGGCCGCCGAAGAACAGTTCTCCCTTGCTGGTTTTCAGGCCTGCTCCCAGGCAGAAGGTACTGCGTTGTAAACCGTTGTAGGGGAAATAGTTTTTGAATTTGCTGGTGGCGGGGTCGAAGCTGCTGATGCCCTTGTTGGTGCTGACCCATATTTTGCCCGCATCATCTTCCAGTATTTTATAGATGACAGCATTGGATATGCCTTCCTGTTCCGCATAGCGAACAAATTTCCCTGTTTTGGCATCGAACAGGCATAATCCTTCACCCGGGCTACCTGCCCAGATCCGGTCGTTCTTGCCGGCGCAAATGGTCTGCATGTCGTTGGCTGGCAGGTTACTATTTTCCCGGTTAAATACCCGGATCTTATCACGGGATGGATCGAGCATTATTATACCGGATCCCAGCGTACCGATCCAGATATTGCCGGATTCATCTTCCTCTATAGTGCGGATAAAACCACGGCTAAGCGTACTTATACCAGCGGCATAGCGCTGCTCTTTATCAAAGCGGCGAAACTGTCCTGATACCGGATCGTAAACGTTTACACCGTTTCCGTTCGTGCCGATCCAGATATTTCCCCTGCTGTCTTTTTTAAGGCAAAAAATATCGTTACCGGAAAGATCTTTTTGCCCATCGCCTTTGGTATAGTGGCGTACCTTGCCTGTCTGCGTGTTCAGTACATACAGGCCCTGCATGAAAGTCCCGATCCAGAGCTCCTGGTCCAGGCGTTCCAGCGCGAGTACTGCCGGTGCTTTGCCTTCGCCCCAGAACAGCGGATGATCGAACAGGCCGTTGCTCCTGTGATAGAGGTTGATACCGCCACCATCTGTTCCAACATAGATATCTCCGTTTCCATCCTCGGCAAAAGAAGTGATTACGGGGGCTGTCAATCCTTTCGGGTCAAAGGGATTGCTCTCCCGGAGGTTGAAGAAGGCCAGATTCTTATCGTATTTGCTGATGCCACCCTGATAGGTTCCGATCCAGTAAATACCGTTCTTGTCTATAAAGATGCTCCTGACAGACTTGCCATGCAGGCTATACTTGTTCCTGGCGTCATGCTCCACTCGGTGGGAAGTCTTTTTCTGCAGATCGAAGATGTTCAGTCCTTCCTCGGTGCCCACCCATAAGCTATTGGGGCTCTCCGGCGTTATTGTCCAGATGCGGTTGCTGCTCAGCGTCTGTTTATCTGTTTTGCTATGTGTGTAGGTGCGGAAGCCTTTCCCATCGGGCAGTAACATACTTAAACCGCCGTCTTCGCTGCCAATCCATAAATTGCCGTTATGATCTTCTGTTATCACCTTTACGGAGTTGTCGGGAAGTGAAAGGGAGTCGCTTGTATTATGCGCAAAGTGTTTGAAATTGTCAGTGCTGCTTTGATAGAGATACAAGCCGGAATTGCCACCTATCCACACCCTGTGCCTGCTGTCTTCAAATACGCAGGTAATGACGTTTCCCGCCAGCTGACCAGGCCTGGCAGCATTGGCCTGATACTGACCTGTTTTCCCGGTTTGCGGATCGAATGTGAACAGGCCTGCATAACTTCCTATCCACAGTTTGCCGGTATGATCACGGAAAATGGTCCGCGCTGTATTGCCGGAAGTGAACCGGTAATTAATAAAACAATCCTTTTTGCGGTCGTACAGGGATAGTGTGGTATTTGTTCCAACCCAGAGATTGCCGGAGCGGTCTTCGTGCATGGCGAGTATTGAATTGGCGCCAATGCTCATGGTATCGCTTTGCTTATGCCTGTAAACGGAGAAATTAACTCCATCAAACCTGTTAAGGCCGTCGTCTGTGCCAAACCACATATATCCGTACTTATCCTTCAGTATGGTGGAAACTGTATTGGACGACAGGCCATTTTCACTGCTGAAATTAACGAAGTTAAGATCACTCTGCTGCGAAAAAGCCACCTGTGACCATAGCATCAGATAAGAGATATAAAGAATATATTTCACAACAACTTGGAATTATCAGTTCATAACCGGACAAAGCTTCCTTAAAAATAACAGAATTTTAATTGTTTTATTGACAATTTATAAACTTTTACTGCGGCTACCTATCACCGTCCTCTTCCGATGTTGTTTTGCCGAAACGGGCGGGCTTGTTTTTGTTCTGATTTTGTTTGCCGGCACAGGAAGCTATGCAGGGGAGCGAGACCGAAAGCCGTAGAGGCCCTCTCTCCGGTGCAGAACGTTTCAGAAGCCCAGAAAGATACCGTTCTTCAAAGCTGCATCATACTTCTTCTTTTCAAACTTATACAGGTAAGGAGACCGGTGTGCGCCGATGCTTCGTATTTCATCCAGTTTCTTTATGATCCCGCTCGACATTAGTTTCCTGGTGAAGTTCCTGTTGTCAAGGGTTTTACCCAAAATGGTCTCATACAGGCTGTGGATCTCGGGAAGGGTGAACTTCCGGGGCAGGAGCTCATAACCGATAGGGTAGTGGTAAATATCGCGGCGCAGGGCCTTCAGTGCTTCTTCAATGATCAGGGCGTGATCAAACATCATGGGCGGTAACTGGGCAACCGGCCACCACTCAAGGGCCTCATCAAAGGGCCCTTTCTGTACGCTTACCAATGAGAATTCCGTGAGCGTATAAAAGGCGATGGATACACTATAATCGAGGATCCAGGAATCAGGGGGCGGCTGCACACCTGCATTTTCAAAACTCTTTTTAATGGCCAGCCAGTCTTCTTTCGTCCTGGAAGGATTACCAAAAGATCTGAACTGCTCCAGGAAAAGGTCCTTCAGCCCCGTTCTCAGAAATGCAATATTATGCGCTGCCTCCTCAAC from Chitinophaga filiformis carries:
- a CDS encoding glycoside hydrolase family 3 C-terminal domain-containing protein yields the protein MKKARRCIPLVGLVLLICFPGILAAQQTAGGKTTDLTDGASKKDDYRHYPMWNTSLPIEQRVNDLVSRLTLEEKVGQMLNAAPAIVRLGIPAYDWWNETLHGVARTPYHVTSYPQAIGMAATWDTAALYQMADYSATEGRAVHNKATSTGRNNERYMGLTYWTPNINIFRDPRWGRGQETYGEDPYLTAKLGAAFVRGLQGDDPKYLKAAACAKHFAVHSGPEPSRHADNFTPSAHDLWDTYLPAFHELIVNARVAGVMCAYNALNSQPCCANDLLMNDILRHQWKFDGYVTSDCWAIDDFFKYHKTHKDATSAAVDAIIHGTDVECGTSVYYSLVDAVKKGLLTEQQLDVSVKRLFTIRYRLGMFDPASQVKYAQTPESVLESPEHVAHALKMARESIVLLQNRDQLLPLSRTIRKIAVIGPNADNKIAVLGNYNGTPSHVVTLLEGIKKKLGPDAEVIYEKAVNYTNDTLLAYRDIAPLLSFNGEQGVQAQYYNNEKLSGEPVKSLIEKDIDHYWAEGQTPVPGLGTIHYSARYTTLLSAPKSETMNFEIEGDDGYRLYINDKMIVDAWQRNRWGARQFLLPVKKDSTYKIVIEFYQNEGNAGIRLKAGDRVKTDFTALAEKLKGVDAIIFAGGISPQLEGEEMPVQVPGFNGGDRTSIMLPQVQTELLQALQRGGKPVVFVMMTGSAIACPWENENIPAILNAWYGGQEAGTAIADVLFGDYNPSGRLPVTFYQSDKDLPAFGDYSMQGRTYRYFNGKALYPFGYGLSYSRFNYSQLNIPENTAQGTPLAVKAIVTNTGDRDGDEVVQLYVSHPGIAGAPVKALKGFRRVHLQRGETKALSFRLTPEELSLINEKGIAYQPKGKITISIGGRQPGTDHQSTSNVVSKTILIH
- a CDS encoding two-component regulator propeller domain-containing protein, producing MKYILYISYLMLWSQVAFSQQSDLNFVNFSSENGLSSNTVSTILKDKYGYMWFGTDDGLNRFDGVNFSVYRHKQSDTMSIGANSILAMHEDRSGNLWVGTNTTLSLYDRKKDCFINYRFTSGNTARTIFRDHTGKLWIGSYAGLFTFDPQTGKTGQYQANAARPGQLAGNVITCVFEDSRHRVWIGGNSGLYLYQSSTDNFKHFAHNTSDSLSLPDNSVKVITEDHNGNLWIGSEDGGLSMLLPDGKGFRTYTHSKTDKQTLSSNRIWTITPESPNSLWVGTEEGLNIFDLQKKTSHRVEHDARNKYSLHGKSVRSIFIDKNGIYWIGTYQGGISKYDKNLAFFNLRESNPFDPKGLTAPVITSFAEDGNGDIYVGTDGGGINLYHRSNGLFDHPLFWGEGKAPAVLALERLDQELWIGTFMQGLYVLNTQTGKVRHYTKGDGQKDLSGNDIFCLKKDSRGNIWIGTNGNGVNVYDPVSGQFRRFDKEQRYAAGISTLSRGFIRTIEEDESGNIWIGTLGSGIIMLDPSRDKIRVFNRENSNLPANDMQTICAGKNDRIWAGSPGEGLCLFDAKTGKFVRYAEQEGISNAVIYKILEDDAGKIWVSTNKGISSFDPATSKFKNYFPYNGLQRSTFCLGAGLKTSKGELFFGGLDGFNYFYPKLLNYNRNVPKIVLSDLRISSSSVIPGNKAPIKEHISVAKEIRLDYKQNFSIDYTTLNYTAPQESRYSYILEGFDKTWNEVGSIRTAVFSNLPPGDYVFRVKASSDDGSWTTGQAVIHVYVRPPFWLTVYAYIFYVLAIGFTLWALRQRAIHKIRNKFALEQERLQIRQAMELERKEAERQREFEQVKVKYLTNLSHEFRTPVSLIVGPIEKLIQEEVCQPKLKQLQLVKRNARRLLNMVNQLLDFRKLEEQELKLNLTQGDIVSFIGEVVELFKDISDRRHINFSFTSALSSFHTCFDRDKIERILFNLLSNAFKFTPKGGQISLNIDHDPSQGITITVTDTGIGMTPDIRERIFTRFFQGDVHPGILNQGSGIGLSIALEFVKMHNGTVNVESIPGKGSAFTVQLPLEPVREPVESTDLLVVGPEGHLDTGDAQALMAPVQQASVPAAEKLTVLLIEDNDDFRYYLKDNLTPFYKIVEAADGKEGWQKVLSAHPQVIVSDINMPYMDGIQLSQKIKSDKRTSHIPIILLTALTGDASQLKGLQTGASDYLTKPFNFDILNIKINNLLLLNQSLKDTYTRQLKVVVPAAEVESEDEKFLVRVTQYIEDNINSDSLTVEDLSKHLFMSRASLYNKVVQLTGETPVEFIRSIKLNKAASLLENSDMKIAQIGYAVGFSTPNYFARAFKAKFNLLPSEYQLLKKRSVN
- a CDS encoding NUDIX hydrolase, with translation MDTTALDASYFDEQLYVKHVAVDNVIFGYHDRELKVLLQRPNYQQKWTVAGGYVRKTESVEEAAHNIAFLRTGLKDLFLEQFRSFGNPSRTKEDWLAIKKSFENAGVQPPPDSWILDYSVSIAFYTLTEFSLVSVQKGPFDEALEWWPVAQLPPMMFDHALIIEEALKALRRDIYHYPIGYELLPRKFTLPEIHSLYETILGKTLDNRNFTRKLMSSGIIKKLDEIRSIGAHRSPYLYKFEKKKYDAALKNGIFLGF